In Cicer arietinum cultivar CDC Frontier isolate Library 1 chromosome 7, Cicar.CDCFrontier_v2.0, whole genome shotgun sequence, the genomic window gcatgttagtcttcatgaatcatttgaatttgcatgatatttaacaataaatatataatttaaaatgtatagTACATTAGTAAAATTGAAATgtaacaattgaaaaaaaatagtaaattcatattcaaacaaataaaacatgcaAATATTCGTAAACGAAAATGgataaaaatttaatgtatGAATCTAACATCGCAAAACTAACAAAGTTCAGGGAAAATAAAGGctacataaaacaaaataacaaaagtacCATGTTTATATACTAACAAAGTTCAGGCAAAATTAAGGctacataaaacaaaataacaaaagtactatgtttatatgaatatttttttttaccttcgGCTCTCTATCATTGtaaacaaaattgtattttttttttgacaaaaaaacaaaaatagataaaGAATATTTGGTGAACGAAAATTAAACagaaaattttgtataaatgaaataatatgAATGATAGTTAAAAGCGAGACAAAAAATCAAAGATTATCGAATAGAGATATTTAACAACTAAAGATGAAAGAagaacttaatttaatttttataatctaCAATAAGAATTTAAAGCGGTAGTTgctaaaataatgtaaaaaatcattattttcaaaaaaactgtCGAATCATActataattgattatatatatttttatttcataaacaAATTTTCAACCATCAATCTTTTTTCTCTCAATAAATTCACGAATTTTgtgcttatttttttaattcgctaataaattttcaacatgtaagatttatatttttctttaaaaaataaaataactgcACCATAAAATGATTGcgttttattcttttttttttaatttatttctattaataaaaactttatatttgccaaaatatttaaaataagtaaCACTTGTCAAACCtgcaaaaatatcattaatttaccATGTTGTATAGATTATGCAATTTTGatacttatttaatattaaataaatttaaaaaaatttcgatCATCAGTTTACTAAATTTTTGAATCCGTATATGAAGAAGGTTTCTAAATTTCGAATCGGAGGTAATTTTACCTCACATTGATCAAAATAGGTAGAAAAGTGgtttgaaaagaaatttgtaggcaaaacacttttaaaataatgggAGTGTTagttatgaataattataaattcACTTGATAAATTGGGAACAATAACATGTAAGGTTGTGAATTCCTAAAATTTAAAGTAAAGTggtaatattaaaatattttatatataattttagagataatataactttttttaaaaagatggATAATATaactaaaacaatttaatattttatctgagtataaatatttctaaaataaattatagtagAAATTTAAGAAACAATCAATACATATGAAtgtataaaagttatttttatcgtttacaaaatataaaacgcataagtttatattttaaaacaaataaacatcatgtaaaatagtaaattaactaaaatattgataacaaatttatatttaaatataaatcaatgtAGAATATTTGTCAAGTTGGATAAGTAAgtgaattaataattttatatttattaaatcatctatttttatcttaaacgtaaaattgagtttataaatcattttaaattgatttaaaaaaaacatttatgtaCTAGTGAATGATAAACTTGTATTTAAACTCGtaataatttcttaaaataataatttacaaatGGCTTAACTCGTTTTTATGTTgtgattataaatttataaaagtataaGAGTTAATTTGATAGTCTAATTATTCGATAAGAGGGTTTAAGTTCGTacatgaaaattgaaaaaagattGGGTTCATTGCTGTCCACGTTGCCTTTTGTCTCCAACCATGGAAAATGGATATCTATAGACTCAAACAATACGATAGTTATTTTGCCTCAGCCACTCAAAGTTATCActattaataacatttttttttggcaattacatttttttcattattagaTTTTGTTAAATCTACTTCCTACGGAGCTTAATTTCGTTTAGAATAATGTTTTTAactaattcattttaaataattatttgacatgtAAAATGAACAAAGTTTACACTTAAAACCCCTACATAATTGCATATCTGAAATAAAATCGAAAATAAAACATTGAATCTAACAAGTATGAATATTTGCATGTTTAACTATATCTAGAATattgtataaataataattaatgttgaTATATAAAGTGAAAAGcagatgaaaaataatattgggTAACACAATCTTGCGCCTAGTCCTTACCGAAAACTAGAGGCCAGGGTCTCGTGTGTGTGGGTTCTGTTTATCCCAAACGCCACAAACAAcagagagatagagagagagatATGGCAGCAGcgccttcttcttcttcttctctctgTACTCTCAATGGTTCTCACCGGAGACCAACCCCTCTTTCTCCGCTTCGCTTCATGGCTATTCGTCCTCAACACTTTCGCTCTTTCGCTTCCTCTTCGCACTTCCTTGGAACTACTCGAATTAAATCCACTTCAAACCAATTTCCTCAAAGAAGAAGACGTTTTTCTGTTTTCGCCATTTCCACTGATGGTATCTCTCTCACTCTACTTTATATTCAACTCTTTTCTATTTAAGTTTGTTGGTTTCTTAGAATAAATttcaatgtatttttcttgtcaATTACATGTTTTTGGTTTAGTTCATTTCTTTACCATCTTTAAATTTTGCATGTATGCTTCAATTTCCACATGAGTTGTCAGGTACCGACACatttattatattcaattaagttaaaatttaaaattattaccgGTGTCCAGTCGTGTCCGTATCAGTACCGTGCTTCGTAGGTAAGGAGGATTAGGATAGTGTTTGATTTTCATTGGGAGGATAGAGCATTATCGTTTAGGAGCAAGCttgctgattttttttcaaaaaaagataCTGTTTTCTATCTTTACATGTCTTATTGTTTAGCTTTGTAGTGGAACACtatgaaatagtttttgaaaatgttCATGAGGCATTGTGAATGAATCCTCCCAGGTGAGTTTTATCATCACAAGTTCTGGTGAAGATTATTTGTTTCTCTGTCTCACCCTTCTTAGGGTCTGAAATAGATAACTatcaaaattcattaaaatatagATAGATACAATACTAGTATTAAATAACCTTGTCATGTCAaaatattggtccattttatgCATCAGCTTACATATGAGATGATCCTTTTTAACTTTCTATATAGAGGCGAAGCGTGCTGTCCCGTTGAAGGATTATCGCAACATTGGCATCATGGCTCATATAGACGCTGGAAAGACAACTACAACTGAACGGATTCTCTTCTATACCGGAAGAAACTACAAAATTGGAGAGGTACATGAGGGAACGGCAACAATGGATTGGATGGAACAAGAACAAGAAAGAGGGATTACCATTACTTCTGCAGCAACCACCACATTTTGGGATAAGCATAGAATCAACATCATTGATACTCCTGGTCATGTTGACTTCACCTTAGAAGTGGAGCGAGCTCTTAGGGTGTTGGATGGAGCTATATGCTTGTTTGACAGTGTTGCTGGTGTTGAGCCACAATCAGAAACTGTGTGGAGGCAAGCTGATAAATATGGGGTGCCTCGAATTTGTTTTGTCAATAAAATGGACCGCCTTGGAGCTAATTTTTTCCGAACAAGAGACATGATAGTAACAAATTTAGGTGCTAAACCACTCGTACTTCAGCTACCGATTGGTGCAGAAGATACCTTTAAGGGAGTTATTGATCTTGTTAAGATGAAAGCTATAGTTTGGAGTGGAGAAGAGCTTGGTGCCAAGTTTTCTTATGAAGATATACCTGCAGATCTCCTAGAGAAGGCTCAAGATTACAGATCACAGATGATTGAAACCATAGTTGACTTAGATGACGAGGCTATGGAGAACTACTTGGAAGGAATCGAACCAGATGAagaaactattaaaaaattaattaggaaGGGAGCCATAGCAGCCACTTTTGTGCCAGTGTTGTGTGGATCAGCTTTCAAAAACAAGGGGGTCCAACCGTTGTTAGATGCCGTAGTGGATTATCTACCATCACCACTTGATGTACCACCAATGAAAGGCTCTGACCCTGAAAACCCAGAAGCAATAATAGAGAGGATAGCAAGTGATGACGAATCATTTTCTGGGCTAGCTTTTAAGATCATGAGCGATTCATTTGTAGGCTCCCTTACGTTTGTCAGGGTGTATTCAGGAAAGCTAACAGCAGGGTCTTATGTACTCAATTCAAACAAAGGGAAAAAGGAAAGAATTGGTAGACTTCTAGAAATGCATGCAAACAGCAGAGAAGACGTTAAAGTAGCTTTAACAGGTGATATTGTTGCTCTTGCTGGTTTGAAAGATACTATAACTGGTGAAACATTGTGTGACCCCGATAATCCAGTCGTGCTTGAGCGTATGGACTTCCCTGATCCTGTAATTAAGATTGCAATTGAACCCAAAACTAAAGCTGACATTGACAAGATGGCAGCTGGTTTAGTTAAACTTGCTCAGGAAGACCCTTCTTTCCACTTCTCCCGTGATGAAGAGTTAAATCAAACCGTGATTGAAGGAATGGGAGAATTGCATCTTGAAATCATTGTCGATCGTCTCAAAAGAGAATATAAggttatatttatttcatttcgtATAGTTATCAGTATCAGATAGCATGGTTGTGTTTTTTTCTCGCTCAGTTTATCTTTAAGTTAACTATCCAACACTGATGCTGTGCATGAATAAATAGTTACAATTCCAAAtcataatagaaaataataaacgAAAGAATGAATTATCCCAAAAAATATATGCTTATGATGCATGACTGTGATCCGTGATAAAATCCATGTCTATCATCCAATTAAGCATGATTATTTCTTAATCGGCACTATTTTCATTTCCCTTATATATGATTAGTCCCTTGGGATGACCCTTTTCCTTTCCTTCCTCGAGCATTTTTATGTTGAAATGCATGTGTTTTATATGTTGATAACTTGAtatacaatattatatatattttgtgaaGACCACATTATCTGACGTTTGTTTATGCAGGTAGAAGCTAATATTGGTGCTCCTCAAGTCAACTACAGAGAAAGCATTTCCAAAATCACAGAAGTGAAGTACGTGCACAAGAAACAATCAGGTGGACAAGGTCAGTTTGCAGATATAACCGTACGGTTTGAGCCCATGGATCCAGGTAGTGGATATGAGTTCAAGAGTGAAATCAAAGGAGGCGCAGTTCCAAAAGAATACGTTCCTGGTGTGGTTAAAGGATTGGAAGAGTCTATGAGCAACGGTGTTCTAGCCGGCTTTCCAGTTGTTGACGTACGCGCAGTACTCGTTGATGGTACTTACCATGACGTAGATTCAAGTGTGCTGGCTTTCCAGTTGGCAGCCAGAGGAGCTTTCCGGGAAGGAATGAGAAAAGCCGGACCAAAAATGCTCGAGCCTATAATGAAAGTTGAAGTTGTCACTCCTGAAGAACATTTAGGAGATGTAATTGGTGATCTCAACTCAAGAAGAGGACAGATCAACAATTTTGGTGACAAACCCGGTGGACTCAAGGTAAGTCAAATAACCttgttcttcatcttcaattattaaatttgaaGGTATGGCTTGAAAGTGATTGTGATGTATTATTTAGAACTGAACTTGTGCATTGTTTTCTTCCGTTTGGTGGTGGTGAAAACAGGTGGTTGATTCATTAGTACCTCTTGCTGAGATGTTTCAGTATGTGAGTACTCTTAGAGGGATGACGAAGGGTCGCGCGTCCTACTCAATGCAATTAGCCATGTTTGATGTGGTACCTCAACACATTCAGAATCAACTTTCCACAAAAGCACAAGAAGTTGCTGCTTAATGTATTTCCTTGGTGTCATAACCAGGATTATCTTCTCTTTGATACTTCTATAATGTTCATTGTTCTATATTTTTTGGGGgtattttttgttgtaatttttcttGTACCAATACAACGTTAGCCACTAAAAAAACACTCAGAAGGAAAAGGGAAACGACACAATTTTTCTGTCTTCTACgtttttattttgtcaatttACTTCTGATTTCTGCGTAATTTTCTTATTGTGGTTATCTCAATCAACAAAATTACCAGTTTATGAACCAGTGAAGCAGAGGTAAATGTCCGTTGACAAAATAATTGTCACAAACACAACCAATAGTCGGAGGCTAGTATGTAGTAACACAATGTTAACAAAAGTGTGTCTGCTCAGTCTCTGCTCCAACCCAGCAGCAGTGCCTCTCAGGTTGTTTATAGAGAAAGCCTAATTATCTCTTATGTTTGTAAGTGTTTGTTTGATGGTTTCACATTTAGAGAAACTAGTGGGTTTATCGTTTTACAATTTCTTTTAatgaatttatataaattttattcatatattaattaaaataaattttatttaggggtgtaaatattattatgatatgcACATAAGTTAATGTGATAGAGGTATTTTTTTTAGAACTGAAGTTAATATATTGATAATCCTTCGTTAAAACTTAAATAATGGAgctacaattaaaaatatatgttggaATTGTTATGCtataagtataaaaataaaaattaatttaatcttaaattaatagttttgaAAAATGTACATTTagataattgaaataaaaaatgtaattatatttttttgttttattttaccattgatatagatatattaaatttaatgacttaaaaatatataatatttataaattgagtAAATACATGTTGACTTTAGAagtaatttttgtttgaattactccGTTCGTTACTAGCTCTTtatagatattaaattttatgaatcCATCTATTtaatactttatattttatattatcttaaCGATCATGTatactaaaaattataaaaaaagaatatgtgtaactataaaatattataaagaaattaaaattgagtttagaaatgtaaaattaattttagtatatttaattgttttcatgtaaaattgattttgctttgtaaaaacaattttattttggaagttatgaattataattttgtattttacattaaaatttactttttatctcacttttatgtaaattatatttaaataacttttaacttataaaatcaatttattaaagaatttactttacatgcatttataatataaaatttttatactattaatacatcacaattattcatattttttattttaaaagtcattatcatataaatcaaatatttttaaatattagatgattgtaattcattatcaataaatttttttttacactaataatgtatataaatgaaatctctcaataaaatttaatttttatcaccacataatattattcttaatagagatatttttcaaaacaacaatgACACACAttcacttataattttttatttttttttccacatTCATATTACATCAATCAAACTATCTctctttaactatttaaaactcaaaatatatacatttgcAACGTAAGCATTTTTCTTCCCAAAAATTATAGCTGTTAATATAATAAGTTTAAATGAAATTTTGTCCTTCTATTTCAACTGATTCGTAATTCTGttccttttgtttttaatttcacAAATTTGGTTTCTCTATTTTAACTCATTCTCAATTTTGGTcactctatttttaattttcaaatttttggtccatctatttttttaaaagatttaattgcagttttgatccccttattttaactgaatcacgaaaataatcccttcattttatttatcctcaattttggtccatcaaatataattttggtcaaaaacttgatgaagtgtcatttttGTGCATTTATTTAAACAACATCATGCCTCAATAACttgtggtgcaacaattgtacttgagATCTATGATAAAAAATGGTGTGgtgtgactttaaaaaatgacaatttatcaagttttggatcaaaattctatttgaggaccaaaattgaagagaaataaaatagaggaattattttcgtgattcagctaaaataaaaggactaaaattgcaattaaacatttttaaaattgagacattttataaatctaatgaaacatatattttatttaataaaatataatgaattaggtttttaaaaatatataattttataaaaatattatatatttatttaaaaaataatttttattataaaaagttattttaaaaaaatagcttttaattattttaaaactaattaattcta contains:
- the LOC101492190 gene encoding elongation factor G-2, chloroplastic, encoding MAAAPSSSSSLCTLNGSHRRPTPLSPLRFMAIRPQHFRSFASSSHFLGTTRIKSTSNQFPQRRRRFSVFAISTDEAKRAVPLKDYRNIGIMAHIDAGKTTTTERILFYTGRNYKIGEVHEGTATMDWMEQEQERGITITSAATTTFWDKHRINIIDTPGHVDFTLEVERALRVLDGAICLFDSVAGVEPQSETVWRQADKYGVPRICFVNKMDRLGANFFRTRDMIVTNLGAKPLVLQLPIGAEDTFKGVIDLVKMKAIVWSGEELGAKFSYEDIPADLLEKAQDYRSQMIETIVDLDDEAMENYLEGIEPDEETIKKLIRKGAIAATFVPVLCGSAFKNKGVQPLLDAVVDYLPSPLDVPPMKGSDPENPEAIIERIASDDESFSGLAFKIMSDSFVGSLTFVRVYSGKLTAGSYVLNSNKGKKERIGRLLEMHANSREDVKVALTGDIVALAGLKDTITGETLCDPDNPVVLERMDFPDPVIKIAIEPKTKADIDKMAAGLVKLAQEDPSFHFSRDEELNQTVIEGMGELHLEIIVDRLKREYKVEANIGAPQVNYRESISKITEVKYVHKKQSGGQGQFADITVRFEPMDPGSGYEFKSEIKGGAVPKEYVPGVVKGLEESMSNGVLAGFPVVDVRAVLVDGTYHDVDSSVLAFQLAARGAFREGMRKAGPKMLEPIMKVEVVTPEEHLGDVIGDLNSRRGQINNFGDKPGGLKVVDSLVPLAEMFQYVSTLRGMTKGRASYSMQLAMFDVVPQHIQNQLSTKAQEVAA